One region of Miscanthus floridulus cultivar M001 chromosome 19, ASM1932011v1, whole genome shotgun sequence genomic DNA includes:
- the LOC136529019 gene encoding uncharacterized protein produces MPPPREHHQPQEEEDDDTAGVVKLISTEGFEFVVDKKAAMVSNTLRNMLTSPGSFSETRQGEVRFPEIPTHILEKICQYFYWSLHYSSGKETAEFQIEPEITLELMMAANYLDT; encoded by the exons ATGCCTCCGCCGCGTGAGCACCACCAgccccaggaggaggaggacgacgacaccGCAGGCGTCGTCAAGCTCATCAGCACCGAGGGCTTCGAATTCGTCGTCGACAAGAAGGCCGCCATGGTCTCCAACACCCTCCGCAACATGCTCACATCGCCAG GCAGCTTCTCCGAGACGCGCCAGGGCGAGGTCCGCTTCCCGGAGATCCCCACCCACATCCTCGAGAAGATCTGCCAGTATTTCTACTGGTCGCTCCATTACTCCAG TGGGAAGGAGACAGCTGAATTTCAGATCGAACCAGAGATCACCCTGGAGCTGATGATGGCCGCAAACTACCTGGACACTTGA
- the LOC136527805 gene encoding pyrophosphate--fructose 6-phosphate 1-phosphotransferase subunit beta-like, translated as MAAAAATSNGGAVAANGGPAPGRLASVYSEVQTNRLLHALPLPSVLRSNFSVVDGPASSAAGSPDEIAKLFPNLFGQPSVLLVPAAEPAATRPLKVGVVLSGGQAPGGHNVICGIFDYLQERAKGSTLYGFKGGPAGIMKCKYVELTSDFVYPYRNQGGFDMICSGRDKIETPEQFKQAEDTANKLDLDGLVVIGGDDSNTNACLLGEYFRSRNMKTRVIGCPKTIDGDLKCKEVPTSFGFDTACKIFSEMIGNVMTDARSTGKYYHFVRLMGRAASHITLECALQTHPNAALIGEEVAANKQTLKNVTNYITDIICKRADLGYNYGVILIPEGLIDFIPEVQKLIAELNEILAHDVVDEAGAWKSKLQPESKELFEFLPKTIQEQLMLERDPHGNVQVAKIETEKMLISMVETELEKRKAEGRYSAHFRGQAHFFGYEGRCGLPTNFDSNYCYALGYGAGALFQSGKTGLISSVGNLAAPVEEWTVGGTALTSLMDVERRHGKFKPVIKKAMVELDAAPFKKYASMRDEWAIKNRYISPGPIQFSGPGSDDSNHTLMLELGAEL; from the exons atggcggcggcggcggcgacgtccAACGGCGGCGCGGTGGCCGCGAACGGCGGGCCGGCGCCCGGCCGGCTGGCCTCCGTGTACAGCGAGGTGCAGACGAACCGGCTCCTGCACGCGCTGCCCCTCCCCTCCGTCCTCCGCTCCAACTTCTCCGTCGTCGACGGCCCCGCCAGCTCCGCCGCGGGCAGCCCCG ATGAGATCGCCAAGCTCTTCCCCAACCTCTTCGGCCAGCCCTCGGTGTTGCTGGTGCCGGCGGCCGAGCCCGCGGCGACCAGGCCGCTCAAGGTCGGTGTCGTGCTCTCCGGTGGACAGGCTCCGGGCGGCCACAATGTCATCTGCGGCATCTTTG ATTACCTGCAGGAGCGTGCAAAAGGCAGCACCTTGTATGGATTCAAGGGAGGTCCAGCTGGGATCATGAAGTGCAAGTATGTGGAGCTCACTTCAGACTTTGTGTATCCCTACAGAAACCAG GGTGGATTCGATATGATCTGCAGTGGAAGGGACAAGATTGAAACACCGGAGCAG TTCAAGCAAGCTGAAGACACAGCCAACAAGCTTGATTTGGATGGACTTGTTGTCATTGGTGGTGATGATTCAAACACCAATGCCTGCCTCCTTGGTGAATACTTTAG GTCAAGGAACATGAAGACCCGTGTTATTGGTTGCCCAAAGACTATTGATGGAGATCTGAAATGTAAAGAGGTCCCAACAAGCTTTGGATTTGATACTGCTTGCAAG ATATTCTCCGAAATGATTGGCAATGTTATGACTGATGCAAGATCAACAGGAAAATACTACCACT TTGTGAGGCTTATGGGTCGTGCTGCTTCTCACATTACGTTGGAATGCGCTTTGCAAACACACCCCAATGCTGCACTCATTGGGGAAGAG GTTGCTGCAAATAAGCAAACCCTTAAGAACGTCACAAACTACATTACTGATATCATCTGCAAGCGTGCAGATCTTGGTTACAACTATGGTGTTATCCTTATACCAGAAGGCCTGATTGATTTCATCCCAGAG GTTCAAAAACTCATCGCAGAATTGAATGAAATTTTGGCACATGATGTTGTTGATGAGGCAGGGGCCTGGAAAAGCAAGCTTCAGCCTGAATCAAAGGAGCTGTTTGAGTTTTTGCCCAAAACTATTCAGGAGCAACTTATGCTTGAAAGGGATCCCCATGGCAATGTTCAG GTTGCAAAAATTGAAACCGAGAAAATGCTTATTAGCATGGTGGAAACTGAACTGGAGAAGAGAAAAGCTGAGGGGAGATACTCTGCACATTTCAGAGGGCAAGCTCATTTCTTTGG GTACGAAGGAAGATGTGGCCTTCCTACTAATTTTGATTCTAACTATTGCTATGCATTAGGCTATGGTGCTGGTGCCCTTTTCCAAAGTGGGAAGACAGGACTTATTTCATCG GTTGGCAACCTTGCGGCTCCAGTAGAAGAATGGACTGTTGGTGGAACAGCATTGACATCATTGATGGATGTTGAGAGGAGGCACG GCAAGTTCAAGCCAGTGATCAAGAAGGCTATGGTGGAACTTGATG CTGCACCTTTCAAGAAATATGCATCAATGCGGGATGAATGGGCCATCAAGAACAGATACATCAGCCCTG GCCCCATCCAGTTCAGTGGCCCTGGAAGTGATGACTCGAACCACACTTTGATGCTGGAACTCGGTGCTGAGTTATAG